A portion of the Salarias fasciatus chromosome 15, fSalaFa1.1, whole genome shotgun sequence genome contains these proteins:
- the LOC115401757 gene encoding gap junction Cx32.2 protein-like, with protein MGDWGFLSTLLEKVQSHSTVIGKIWMSVLFLFRIMVLGAGAESVWGDEQSDFICNTQQPGCENVCYDWTFPISHIRFWVLQILFVSTPTLIYLGHAMQVIHKEDKLREILKSPGGTLVKVPKYSDEKGNVKIKGNLLGSYLTQLVAKIIIEAGFIVGQYYLYGFVMVPMFPCSRKPCPFTVECYMSRPTEKTIFIIFMLAVACLSLLLNVVELFYLLCTRVRCGRSSSHGMISAEHPAMLSGPRWPTADDALRQNQRNVELESRSMGGSLDGAKDEKRLLGGH; from the coding sequence ATGGGCGACTGGGGGTTCCTGTCGACCTTGCTGGAGAAGGTCCAGTCCCACTCCACCGTGATCGGGAAGATCTGGATGAGCGtgctcttcctcttcaggaTCATGGTCCTGGGCGCCGGCGCCGAGAGCGTCTGGGGCGACGAGCAGTCGGACTTCATCTGCAACACCCAGCAGCCCGGTTGCGAGAACGTGTGCTACGACTGGACCTTCCCCATCTCGCACATCCGCTTCTGGGTGCTGCAGATCCTCTTCGTGTCCACGCCGACGCTCATCTACCTGGGGCACGCCATGCAGGTCATCCACAAGGAGGACAAGCTGCGGGAGATACTGAAGAGCCCCGGCGGCACGCTCGTCAAGGTGCCCAAGTACTCCGACGAGAAGGGCAACGTGAAGATCAAGGGCAACCTGCTGGGGAGCTACCTCACCCAGCTGGTGGCCAAGATCATCATCGAGGCGGGCTTCATCGTGGGCCAGTACTACCTGTACGGCTTCGTCATGGTGCCCATGTTCCCCTGCTCCCGGAAGCCCTGCCCCTTCACCGTGGAGTGCTACATGTCCCGCCCCACCGAGAAgaccatcttcatcatcttcatgcTGGCGGTGGCCTGCCTCTCGCTGCTGCTCAACGTGGTGGAGCTCTTCTACCTGCTCTGCACCCGGGTGCGCTGCGGGAGGAGCAGCTCCCACGGGATGATCTCGGCGGAGCACCCGGCCATGCTGTCCGGCCCCCGCTGGCCCACGGCGGACGACGCCCTCcggcagaaccagaggaacgtGGAGCTGGAGAGCCGCAGCATGGGCGGCAGCCTGGACGGCGCCAAGGACGAGAAGAGGCTGCTGGGCGGACACTGA